In Tachysurus vachellii isolate PV-2020 chromosome 3, HZAU_Pvac_v1, whole genome shotgun sequence, one genomic interval encodes:
- the LOC132843349 gene encoding tumor necrosis factor alpha-induced protein 2-like encodes MLPKKSKGEADAESECTTVVEQQSEAKYKNKIKIVNILKKKYDKYQREAKVPDNPDASVILDFNQNVEQNHLSEASQQLLAQEDHLFRRQSSDAEVTCTEDEEDSLQKNYEILMLHLRMAVNDSFNKENQEKLRSAVKVIHQQEEQDRHWEKATEEKSPCWRPLRCKEIHDMLLKELIEVRLQQANKEENGADNLSTSLKREVCRMGKRIQNDLLQVVQNVQQCYTSDFDICNVYVQLYHQAFSAKLSEFAQTNLDIQDCTYILCWIHGYYPKDILKQNELEPHIKTESLGALLTEEVRKALEEQYLSHKEIEVRTWLSNALKKEEEIWQTSNKPELIDGCHISNLALDVIPIINGSMKETVDILVNRDNAQRILVLMESFLMSYKKSLTDLKGRHISLPDILKASLVSIKQFREYIEKQENLPDDKKAALLSIVSEMRNFCHSYFLSPIHKKLKEQYRKLWTQAWLSESQTIVGELISALEDMVQDFSDIQTDCMKELLSQLHFEVMTEYVKRMFKVKLKLKDKDDQEAAAGFLCEDSLRINSLFIRIGSEDKWLSSILPKISEVVRLQDSGALQLEIVTLAQIYPDIRECQVVALLDLKANLSKAEVRNIKKSLNENRNLLNTESTAAFFCKVPVKKNLRTVF; translated from the exons ATGCTTCCGAAGAAAAGTAAAG GTGAAGCAGACGCTGAGTCTGAATGCACTACCGTGGTTGAACAACAATCTGAGGCGAAAtacaaaaataagataaaaattgtaaacatattgaaaaaaaaatatgataaatacCAGAGAGAAGCAAAGGTACCGGATAATCCAG ATGCCTCAGTAATCTTGGATTTCAACCAGAATGTAGAACAGAATCATTTGTCAGAAGCTAGCCAGCAACTTTTAGCACAGGAAGATCACCTCTTCAGACGCCAGTCATCAGATGCGGAAGTGACTTGcactgaggatgaggaggacaGTTTGCAGAAGAACTACGAAATCTTGATGCTTCATCTAAGAATGGCTGTCAATGATTCCTTTAACAAGGAGAATCAGGAGAAACTGAGAAGTGCTGTAAAGGTTATACATCAGCAGGAGGAACAAGACAGGCATTGGGAGAAAGCAACGGAAGAGAAAAGTCCATGCTGGAGGCCGCTAAGATGCAAAGAGATTCATGACATGTTACTCAAGGAGTTAATCGAGGTACGGCTACAGCAAGCAAACAAAGAAGAGAACGGGGCAGACAACCTGTCCACTTCCCTGAAGAGAGAGGTGTGTCGGATGGGCAAGCGCATTCAAAATGATCTACTCCAAGTTGTCCAAAACGTGCAGCAGTGTTATACATCAGACTTTGACATTTGCAATGTGTATGTTCAGCTCTACCATCAAGCTTTCTCTGCAAAACTGTCTGAGTTTGCTCAAACCAACTTAGACATCCAAGACTGCACCTACATACTATGCTGGATTCATGGTTACTATCCAAA ggATATTTTGAAGCAGAATGAGCTGGAGCCACACATCAAGACTGAATCATTAGGAGCTTTGTTAACTGAGGAAGTGCGTAAGGCACTAGAGGAGCAATATCTGTCACACAAAGAG ATTGAGGTCAGGACATGGTTGTCCAACGCTCTTAAAAAAGAGGAGGAAATTTGGCAGACGAGTAATAAACCTGAGCTCATTGATGGGTGCCACATCTCCAACCTTGCTTTGGATGTTATTCCT ATTATTAACGGATCCATGAAGGAGACGGTGGATATTCTGGTTAACAGAGATAATGCTCAAAGAATTCTGGTTCTGATGGAAAGTTTCCTAATGAG CTATAAGAAATCCTTGACTGATCTTAAAGGAAGGCACATCAGTCTCCCAGACATCCTGAAAGCCAGTCTGGTTAGCATCAAGCAGTTTCG GGAGTATATCGAGAAACAAGAGAATCTCCCAGATGACAAGAAAGCAGCCTTGCTGTCCATTGTCTCAGAGATGAGAAACTTCTGTCACAGTTATTTTCTCAGCCCCATTCACAAGAAGCTCAAG GAGCAGTATCGTAAGCTGTGGACTCAAGCCTGGCTTTCAGAAAGTCAAACGATTGTTGGAGAGCTGATAAGCGCTCTGGAGGATATGGTCCAGGATTTCTCAGACATACAGACTGACTGCATGAAG gagctaTTAAGCCAGCTGCATTTTGAAGTGATGACAGAATATGTGAAGAGAATGTTTAAGGTGAAACTGAAACTAAAAGACAAGGACGACCAAGAGGCAGCTGCAGGCTTTCTGTGTGAGGACAGCTTGAGAATAAACTCGCTGTTCATCAGAATC GGATCTGAAGATAAATGGCTTTCCAGTATTTTACCTAAAATATCAGAAGTGGTGAGGCTGCAGGACTCAGGAGCACTTCAACTTGAGATTGTTACACTGGCTCAAATCTACCCTGACATCAG GGAATGCCAAGTCGTTGCACTCTTGGACCTGAAGGCAAACCTCTCCAAAGCAGAAGTGCGTAACATCAAAAAGAGCCTGAATGAAAACAGGAATTTACTGAATACTGAGTCTACAGCAGCTTTTTTCTGCAAAGTGCCTGTAAAAAAGAACTTACGGactgtgttttaa